A window of Pan paniscus chromosome X, NHGRI_mPanPan1-v2.0_pri, whole genome shotgun sequence genomic DNA:
CAAGAAAACTGGCACTAGCAGTTTTACTGCCATATAGCCCTCAATTATATCTGATTTACACTATTATCTATGTTGCATTTTACTTTAGTCTAAAACTTTAAATTATGAATTCTCAAAAGAGCTAGTCTCCTCTGAGAGATAGCTTATAAACTGAAATAACAATTTATATTATAAACTGAAATGTTATGACCTACacccacatatacatatataaaaatagtcCCACTGAACGTTTGACATGTTTAGATTATGCAGCTCAAATAatctgttataaaatattttaaagcttagTTTCATGTAATTAAGACAAAACTCCATTTTTACCACTTCTCCCCACATAAAGCGTGTGTCCTTTACTATGACTCGAGCAGGCTTCCCAGAATGAGGTGTCCAAAGGTGCTGCTTTAGAAAAGATAAGTGAAGGGCTCAGTCAGTATTTCACAAATTCTAGTAACACTCACACAGAGCAGAGTAATGAGGACACAGAAAGCTGTCTCAAGAAAAGCTAATAATTCTATTAGTTaagctttgctttttaaaaaccagtagcatttcttCCAACACAAAACCTTCAAAGTGAGATTCTTGCATTTTAAGAAAAGGCTGTAGTGCAAggaatttctttaaaatcaaaACTTAGAAGGTCAAAGACACGGAAGAGAACAAATGGTTCTAATTAAGATGTAATTAATGAAGATCAGCTATTTTTGTGAACTCTGGCATTTGAGATATAAAGTGAAAACAACACGCATAAAGGTCATAACAGTTAAACTGTATAGATTCAAATCTTActgaatttttcaaaaaactactTTTTTGAGCGCAATGTATATAAACAAAAACTCCAAATGAAgcacacaaaaaataaacttgaaaaaaatgctATGAAAAACTTTTCCATAGTTtagtataacaaaaataaatctctTGCAGCAATAAAACCATAATTTTAAAAGGGAATGTAAGTTAATCATGGATTTAAAATAACCTAAATTAGAACTACATATAAACAGGGAGTTTTCTCATACATTCAGAACCCAAGCAACAGCAACTATCCTTAAAGCTCAAAACTGATTACAGCTAACATCAGGTCCGACGTGACTTACGTAAAGCTGAACCCAGAGTTAGTTCAAGTTAAGATTTTACGAATTTTACAAAACATGAACTTTGATCTTGGCCTCTGTCTTTAAAATGGAAGACCAAGAATACTCAAATGTTTGCCCAGATGTCACCCTAACTAGGGTCATGAAGTCATATCTAAGCAATTAAAGAGAACCACCACTATAGTGTAAAGCCTTTGATGTGGATAGCTGGCCTGATGGCTCTTTCTCGGTCTTTTCTAGCAAAAGACATCAATGAGGAAAATAATGAAGACgttattttctttaaagcaaaatagCACACATACAAAGCCACTAAActaatgtagaaaaaaattaaatggctaACTTATTCctaactttcaaaaataaaataatgtatttttttttaatgtagaaaaagACTTTTACCCATATTACCATGGGAAACAAGATACCAAATTTTATGTTTGGAAACTGTAAGTAAATGACAGGACTAGTTAATGAAAATATAAgtctcatatataaaataagattattattgatttttgaaaTCAATGCCAATGGTTTTTTCAAAAGCTACTTATGTACCTGTTTCTTAAACCCAAATGCCTCCAATTTTGGAGTTTGAAGATCAGGTTTAATCTCATAGTATGTCTAATAACTGCCCAAAAAGCCCCCAAAAACCAAAGTCTTCACATTTCCATGACTTCACACTTCCATTTTATGTTCAATGGTGGCagcagcaaaacaaacaaacaaacaaacaaaaaaaaaacaaaaaacaccaaacaaaGTGAAACTAGAAAATTTATACATCAGCAGCCATATAGAAGGCATTGCAATATTGCACCAATATTCTAAGATCTGGCAAGTTTTGCCAGTATAGATCTAGTCTGTATCAGATATAGACTACTCATGCGCAAATGGCATCAATTTCAATGATCCACTCCCAGGTTATTCTTGCTTAACTTTGTCAACTATGTTTTTTCCTCTGCATTTAAAGAGTTGAAAGGTGCAGCTAATCCTAAAACACTTATTATAAATGCTTTTAAACAGCTATTCTTGATCCATTCTGAACTTTGTGGTTACTATCCTTCATGCTAATAGCTttcagtaaataaaacaaaaactgagggctTACATCCCTAGTGTCGCTGGGTATTTTGTACAAAATAAACAAGTAGATAAAACCAGTAACATTATAATTCTATTTCTTACCTCTAAGTCAAAACTGAGGTCAAATTTTCTAAGAGTTTCTACCTTCCATTCAATAACAAATGCAGCAGCCTTACTGAATGTAAAAAATGGGAGTTGCACTTACTTTTAAGGGGCCTTGATTTAGGAGTCTGGTATTACCTAAATGCTCTTTAAAAGTGCTTGCATGCTGCAGGGCCAGAACTTGTCATATACCACTCCGATTCTCACTAAAAACAGGGCAACGTTAAACAGACtgcaaagaaaaacattttcaaaaagaaaagacatacatCGACAAAGAACACTAacatttacttttgaaaataaaatataaagtgttaGTTTTCATAACCATACATGTTTCAGAAATATAAGGAGTTCAAATATTACTGAATCAGTATGGACTGAAGATAGGCTACTTTGATAGCAAATGAGGACTCCAGTTATTTCAACtttctaaaaatgttaatatgTGAAAAGACGTTACATCTAAAATTCAACAAGTATGGCGAACTGTGTGTGCAAGTTAAGTGCACTAGCTTAAAAATATAGAATCCTAACCACGCATAAAAGGGATGTGCCTTGTGTATTTATAGGTTGTATGCGAGTATGAATATGCTTTCACTAACACAATGCGGATAAGAGAAGGCAGCTTAGAAATAGTGTTTTGaatataaaaagttaattttgtagaaaatttatatttttgcattttcagcaaAAAGCCATGCAAAAAGGTCAAgagttttaaacttttaaataataaaactaaaaagtatAACAGACTGAAATACACTGAAATAAATCTTCAAAAAGGTTTCAGATAGAGACAGAGACTGAAATCACATCCAGTGACACCTATCGGGTCTTCTCTTAGAAGACACATGACTCCTACGCTAACAtctgaaagaaatgtttaaagcaGAAAATCAATATCCCAGATAAGTGGAGCATTCTATTCAACTGCTTCTGGAAGTAGTTTCAAGAGCTAGCACTTAGAATTAACTTATTGCATGAGTTTGAGgccactgaaaagaaaaaaaggatgctAGCACAGAATGAAAAATTCTTACAATGTTAGACCAATGGCTTTGATAGTAAAACTGGTGaggtttttctttatatgttttaattaattaCTCTGCGCAAACAAATACTTTGTTTGCCTCTTTTTTTAGGGAGGAGGATGTCATTAGTTGCAACGCCTGACCTCATCCAGTACATAGTCCGGAAAATGCAGGTTGCATACTTGTAAACCATCCAGCTTGCAGGGCATCCGAGGGTACTCATCTTCCTTCCACTTGTTTTCATCCGGATCAAAAGTGAGGATGGAATCGCTGTAATGACCATTATAACAAAGGCCTCCAAGAACCATTATTTGTTTGTCCAGCACAGTCACACCATGGCCACTTCTACCAATCGGCATGGATGCCAAGATGGTCCACTGATCAGTCTCTGGGTTGTATACTTCTGTGGAAGGGCATCCCTGAGATTCGAAAGAGGCCCTCAAGATCACACAGACACCACCGAAGACATAAAGCTTGCCATTGTAAGAAATCATCTTGTGAAAGCATCTCGCGTAATTCATCTTGCTCTTATTCTCCCAACAGTTGGTAACCACTTGAGTTCTCCTGGTCCGTTGTTCTATGGTCCCTTCTTTGCTGGGGTCAAACACGCACACTTGCTTGGAGGTGGAAGATGAGGTGATTCCACCGGTGATAAACAATTTGTTATTGAGCACTGTCCCCTCATGTCCATATTTGTTAACTGGATAAGGATCCACAAATTCCCATTTATCATTGGTGATGTCATATCTCTCAGTTGAATAGAAAGTCTCATCTCTGGTTCTGCCTGCTACGGCGTAAATAAACTTCCCAATAACACCTACAGCAAATTCAGAGCGTGGTACAGACATATCTGCCATCTGCAGCCAGGAGTTCTGTCTCGGGTCATACCTGAATACTTTGGAAGAAGCATGGAATTCACCATCCGGGCCCAGCTCTTCCCCGCCTAACAGGAACACAAAATTATTGACGATAGCAAGGCAGTCAGGTCGCAGAGGTACTTGTGGGCCTTCTAGCTCCCACCAGACTCTTGGTTTCTTTAAGAGAAGTATTTTACTGTTAACCATGCTATGTCCAATCATTCCTCGAAATACTGTAGTTTGCGGTTTTGCAGAACGGATGCGGCTTGACTTCATATCCAACAAAGGCTGCTGGTGAACATTCTGAAAGTAATTCAATGCTTGGTCAACTTCGTAACGGAGCTGTCGGGAGTATCTATAAAATTCTGATGTCTTAACCTAAGAacacaagaaaaagaatttaaccAAAGGAAAAAGCATCAGCTGCAAACAAATTATCAAAGCTGACTAATACGATCATCTTAGGCTCACTTTACTAAAACTGCTTTTCCTGCTAAGATCAcctactttcttttgttttctacaaaacttttaaaaaatcttttttttttttttggagatggagtctcactctgttgcccaggctggagtgcagttgcacggactcggctcaccgcaagctccgcctcccaggttcaagcacttctctgcctcagcctcctgaggcgcctgccaccacgcgcccagctaatttttttatttttagtagagatgaaggtttcatcatcttgaccaggctggtcttgaactcctgaccttgtgatccacccgcctcagcctcccaaagtgctgggattacaggcgtgagccactgcactgggcctcctatgttttcttaatttataatgATCTATGTACATTCCCAAGCTTTTAAGAGTAAACAAATAATTAGGCACCTATTATGTGAAGCCCTGGGCTACAAGTAGCGGGTATGAGGACAAGTACAGGGCTTCACAGTAGAGGAAACCATATCCACAGTTTTCTTAACCACACGTAACACCATAAAGCTGTGACTGAATCATTTGGGGAGTTAAGTTAGTGAAAatttaaatacatgtaaaatttcGGGGTTTTGACATAAAGACTTGGTCTGATAACTCCTGTAAGAATTCAGTAGATATCAGGTCAaactttttcctttaatttttaaaattttattttaaaattattattactatatatttttagagatcgggtcttgctctgttgcccaggctggtcttgaactcctggcctcaagcgatcctcctgcctcagcctcctgagctgctgggatgacaggtgtgagtcactgcgcctggcaaacattttcctttttgcttctgGAGCTGGAGCTACCTAATTATGATGACTACCAAGATTTATATAAAgcatttttggccaggtgcagtggctcatgcctgttgtccgagcacttagggaggccaaggtgggaggatcacttgagaccagcctgggcaacaaagcaagacctcatctctacaaaaattaataaaataaaataaaaataaagcactttTAAGTATTGTCCTAAGTGCTATagggagaaacaaaaataagcGTAAGATGTGATCCGTTTCCTTAAAGAACCTAGAATGTATTTGGGAAAGtggaaacaaatacaaatttacCAACAGGTAAATGAGTCAGGTGACAATTAGGTATGAAGCCAAACAGCACATCTGTGAGTGCGGCAGAATTAGAGATAAAGATTATATTAAACTGGCCCAAGACATTCAAGAGATACTTTGTGGAAGATATAAGAAGTAGGGGACCAAGCAGAAAAATCCTTTGTCATAATAAGACAAGGATAAGAGGGTCTTAAATTTGGGTAACAAGAATTAGATAGCGTAGAGATAAAATCTACAGACAACCATGACTGATTTGAAGTAGGGTGAAAGAATGAGGACTCAAATGTGATTTGAGCATTTAGACTTGAGGTGATGGAAAGAGTGTTGATATCAACAGGGAAAGCAGGGAAGATGAGCTGGTTTGGGAGAGGTATTCAACTTCCTTGATAGGGTTCTGAGGCGGAAATGTCTAAGAGCCTGTTGGAAATCTGGGATGACAGCTTGGGAGGGAAGTCAAAaccaggtgtatatatttatgagctTCCTCccccccttccttctcctctctttcctttcctccttcctatctttctttctttagccCATTCACTAATTCCTCGCCTTAGTCCAAAAGAGTGGTCAAAACAAAAAACGTCACAAATTTAAGTATTTTGAAAACTGTATTCAGTATAACTGGTTTCCTTTGTAACGTCAGGCATTTTAtcattaaaatcattattttgagaAGGGGTCCTTCCATGGGCTTCACAACATCAGCAAAGGGGTAAATAGCACAAAAAAGGCTGAGAACCCCTTGTCCAACTACATAAGAGAGAAAACtaacattggccaggcacggtggctcatgcctgtaatctcagcactttgggaggctgaggcgggcagattacctgagctcaggagttcaagaccagcctagccatcatggtgaaaccccgtctctactaaaaatacaaaatttagctggacatggtggcaggtacatgtaactccagctactcaagaggctgaggcaggaaaatcacttgaacctgggaggcagaggttgtagtgagctgagattgcgccattgcactccagcctgggtaataagaacaaaactccgtctcaaaaaaaataaaaaataaaataaaaataaaaataaaaaaaaagcccaggtgtggtggtgcatgcctgtaaccccagctacttgggaggctgaagtagaagaatcgcttgaacctgggaggtggaggttacagtgagccaagatcatgccattgcactgcagcctgggcaacaacagcgaaactcttatctccaaaaacaaacaaacaaacaaaccaaaaccaggctgggcgcggtggctcatgcctgtgatcccagcactttgacaggccgaggcaggcggatcacggggtcaggagttcgagaccagcctggccaacatggtgaaaccccatctctactaaaaatacaaaaattagccaggcgtggcagtgcctgcctgtaatcccggctactggggaggctgaggtagtagaatcacttgaacctgggaggcggaggttgcagtgaactgagatcatgccactgcattccaacctgggtgacagagcaagactccatctcgaaaaaacaacaacaaaaacctgaaaaaaacaaacaaaaaacaaaactgagtattttccattcatttcttctaTAAATTGCCTAATAGTGTGCCTTACcgatttttctcatctttttcttattgagttgtaggagctGAAGGGCAATACTCTGAAAATCAGCAAGAATCATAAAcctcaaattaaatatttaagtgcCTACTGTGCACAGCCAGTGGTCTGAGAGCTACACAGGTTTTCAAGTAATAGAATCCTGTCCAGCATGGTAATTAAGCACCATGTCTGGTGATTAAGGATCCAATTTAGGAAATTTCTGACTTTGGCACTCATGAGCTGTGGCAATCTTGGGCACATAGCTCAATATCTTTAAGCCCATATCCTCAACTGTATTATTGGGATAACACATTCATAACCCTATGATAGAAGTGAGAGTACGTGAAAAGGATTTAGTATGGTGCCTGTCATGTGGCAGTGTGCAAAAAGTATCAGctattattagctattattaatgACCAGGGCACATTTGCAAAAGTGTCACTCAGCTTAAATCAGTGCATCTCATGACATGCTTttgtctgtgtaaaaatttagtcTTTCAGAAGATTGAGGAGAAATGAGAGAAACTGTTATTTTGGACCTAATCCTCACTGGTGAAACATGATTGGTAATGTGCAAATGGGAGGAAGCTTTAGAGAAAGAAGCCATGTTGTTTGGAGATCAAGAAACAAAGGAAGGAGAATGCTGCACATATTGGATAGGCAGATTTCAagtttttcaaaggaaaattagGATCAATTCCAAGATCAGAAACTGTGTAAGGAAGCTCAAGAAGGCTTGGAAGCTCTCAAAAGCATAACGCTGACTGCATAATTGCAAAATACACTgataagaggaagaaaaggggaatGTATCTAAAAAATCTGATGCGCTGCACAGAGAGCTTTCTGGAATTCAGATGTTAAAAAACCACTTACAACAGATGGTAAAAATTGGGCACATAAAACAAGTATTATAACGAGTGAAATAGAGCTACAAGTGAATAAGGCTAAAGCCTCAGGATGAACTGTGACTTGACGAAGTAAGAGATGTGGAATAAATGGCATTTTATAGGTTAAAGGAAGAGTGAAGCCCACCCCCATCCCATGGGGTGGTTAATGTAATATTAACAAAGAGAAACAACCCTACTCCTGTTTGATTTCCATTCTTAGCTAATAATGTCTTATGCTTTCCAATCTGaggattaaatacaattactaagAAGAAACTTAAATCCAAGATGGttgagaacaaaaagaaaaactagctAGTTATTCTCAGCAAGTTCAAGTCATTCGATCTCACAACTAATGTCCTGGGATCCTTGAGGCTTCATAGATAAGGCTGCTTAATTGCTTTCTGCATCTGTGTGGAATCGCGATGAATGGGAGAGGACTAGAAGCCAGACAGATTCCTGAACTACAGACTGGTTAGCCTGAGGTAGATCCTGTATTGTTGAAAAATAGCCCACCAAAACAAAAAAGCGCCCCACACTTGGAGGCAGCATGAACTCACAGGGTAATGCCAAGGCTGACTCAGTTTCCTGTTGAATTTTTGACGATGTAACAGCACTGATAGAGAATGAGAGAACCTATGACTTCAGCAAAGTAATCAACAAGGTctaatcataaagaaaagagaaacaccaGGGACCCATGAACCACCTGAAATTGCAGCAATAATTGTGTGTTAATGCATTTGGGGGGTAGGGTGAGGTGACTGGAAGTTCAGTTTTTATCAGGTGCTCCAGGGACCCACGAATTCCAAATGTAAAGCTTCGACTGACTATCCTCAATATGAACTAAAGTGATATGGCAGCTGTAGGAACAAAACTGTAAACTAAATTAAAAGGACAGACAATcctggtcgggcacggtggctcacacctgtaatctcagcactttgggaggtcgaggcgggcaaatcacttgagctcaggagtttgagaccagcctgggcaacatggcgaaatcccgtcactacaaaaataataataataataaaaatacaaaaaatagctaggcgtggtggcatgcacctgtggtcccagctactcgggaggatgaagtgggagaatcgaatagcttgagcccaggttgAGGTTgcgtgagccatgatagtgccactgcactccagcctgggcaacagagtgagaccttgtctcaaaaaaaaaaaaaagaaaataggcaagTCCACCCTCTCTATTCAGGTAAAACCACAACCAAGACAGTGTTAAGTTATATCACTATACTATTAAACACTGACAAAGTGGACCACATCTGGAAGACAGTGAAGGGATCCAAAGGGAGAATGGTCAAATGGGTGAGGAATGTTTCAACACAAGAGAAGACTCAGAAAGATGGCAACTCTTTTCAGGACCAGTAAGTGGAAGTTAAGAGGAAGATTTTATGCCAGTGTAAGAAAAAGTTCTGTAGTAAGAACTGTCAAGAGAATGGATGCTCAT
This region includes:
- the KLHL15 gene encoding kelch-like protein 15 gives rise to the protein MAGDVEGFCSSIHDTSVSAGFRALYEEGLLLDVTLVIEDHQFQAHKALLATQSDYFRIMFTADMRERDQDKIHLKGLTATGFSHVLQFMYYGTIELSMNTVHEILQAAMYVQLIEVVKFCCSFLLAKICLENCAEIMRLLDDFGVNIEGVREKLDAFLLDNFVPLMSRPDFLSYLSFEKLMSYLDNDHLSRFPEIELYEAVQSWLRHDRRRWRHTDTIIQNIRFCLMTPTSVFEKVKTSEFYRYSRQLRYEVDQALNYFQNVHQQPLLDMKSSRIRSAKPQTTVFRGMIGHSMVNSKILLLKKPRVWWELEGPQVPLRPDCLAIVNNFVFLLGGEELGPDGEFHASSKVFRYDPRQNSWLQMADMSVPRSEFAVGVIGKFIYAVAGRTRDETFYSTERYDITNDKWEFVDPYPVNKYGHEGTVLNNKLFITGGITSSSTSKQVCVFDPSKEGTIEQRTRRTQVVTNCWENKSKMNYARCFHKMISYNGKLYVFGGVCVILRASFESQGCPSTEVYNPETDQWTILASMPIGRSGHGVTVLDKQIMVLGGLCYNGHYSDSILTFDPDENKWKEDEYPRMPCKLDGLQVCNLHFPDYVLDEVRRCN